In a single window of the Sediminicoccus sp. KRV36 genome:
- the purE gene encoding 5-(carboxyamino)imidazole ribonucleotide mutase — MGSRSDWETMRHADETLTALDIPHECRVVSAHRTPERLFEYAAAARGRGLQVIIAGAGGAAHLPGMAASMTPLPVLGVPVESHALKGMDSLLSIAQMPGGVPVGTLAIGKAGAINAALLAAAILALSDPALAGRLDAWRARQTESVPHDPV; from the coding sequence ATGGGCAGCCGCTCCGATTGGGAGACGATGCGCCATGCCGATGAAACACTCACAGCCCTCGACATCCCGCATGAATGCCGGGTGGTTTCGGCGCATCGCACGCCGGAGCGTCTGTTTGAATACGCCGCCGCCGCCCGGGGACGCGGCCTGCAGGTGATCATCGCCGGCGCGGGCGGGGCGGCGCATCTGCCCGGCATGGCGGCGAGCATGACGCCCCTGCCCGTGCTGGGCGTGCCGGTGGAGTCTCATGCCCTCAAGGGCATGGATTCGCTGCTCTCGATTGCGCAGATGCCCGGCGGGGTGCCGGTGGGCACGCTCGCCATCGGCAAGGCCGGCGCCATCAATGCGGCATTGCTGGCCGCCGCGATCCTGGCGTTGTCCGATCCTGCCCTTGCCGGGCGGCTGGATGCCTGGCGCGCGCGCCAGACGGAGAGCGTGCCGCATGACCCCGTCTGA
- a CDS encoding DUF465 domain-containing protein, producing MLEDREALLRRLHELRSEHRDLDTVIARLETGLGDQLQMQRLKKRKLKLKDEIAWLESQLVPDIIA from the coding sequence ATGCTAGAAGACCGCGAAGCCCTGCTCCGCCGACTGCACGAGTTGCGCAGCGAACACCGGGACCTCGATACCGTCATCGCGCGGTTGGAGACGGGCCTGGGTGACCAGTTGCAGATGCAGCGGCTCAAGAAGCGCAAATTGAAGCTCAAGGACGAAATCGCCTGGCTCGAAAGCCAGCTCGTCCCTGACATCATCGCCTGA
- a CDS encoding DUF465 domain-containing protein codes for MMHAPRIRALQSRHAEIETRIAHEGTRPRPDDAALAKLKLEKLHLKEEMERLRRQH; via the coding sequence ATGATGCATGCCCCCAGGATCCGCGCCTTGCAGTCCCGCCACGCCGAAATCGAGACCAGGATCGCCCATGAGGGCACCCGGCCGCGCCCGGATGACGCGGCACTGGCCAAGCTCAAGCTGGAAAAACTGCACCTCAAGGAAGAAATGGAGCGGCTGCGACGCCAGCACTGA
- a CDS encoding cell cycle transcriptional regulator TrcR, giving the protein MAQPLMPKATAVWLIEKTSLSFEQIADFVQMHPLEVQAIADGEVAQGIIGYDPVSNMQVTREEIARCEADSSARLVLSATAVPLPKGRGKGGRYTPVAKRNDRPDGIAWLLRNHPELPDAQIGKLLGTTKDTIQKVRDRTHWNSANIKPRDPVILGLCTQGALNTAVSTVQERLRAEGIAIPVPAPAESD; this is encoded by the coding sequence ATGGCCCAGCCCCTGATGCCCAAGGCAACCGCCGTGTGGCTGATCGAAAAGACCTCGCTCTCCTTTGAGCAGATCGCCGATTTCGTGCAGATGCACCCGCTGGAGGTCCAGGCCATCGCGGATGGCGAGGTGGCGCAGGGCATCATCGGCTATGATCCGGTGTCCAACATGCAGGTCACGCGGGAGGAAATCGCCCGGTGCGAGGCCGATTCCTCGGCCCGGCTGGTGCTCTCGGCCACGGCGGTGCCGCTGCCGAAGGGGCGCGGCAAGGGCGGGCGCTACACGCCGGTTGCGAAGCGCAATGACCGGCCGGACGGCATCGCCTGGCTGCTGCGCAACCATCCCGAGTTGCCCGATGCGCAAATCGGCAAGCTGCTTGGCACCACCAAGGACACCATCCAGAAGGTGCGTGACCGCACCCATTGGAACAGCGCGAATATCAAGCCGCGTGATCCGGTCATTCTGGGCCTCTGCACGCAGGGTGCCCTGAACACCGCGGTTTCGACCGTCCAGGAACGCCTGCGGGCCGAGGGGATCGCGATCCCGGTGCCCGCGCCTGCCGAATCGGATTAA
- a CDS encoding DUF1192 family protein, with product MIFEDEPKPKPREGFQPARLEGWSEADLRAYIAELTAEIARSEAAIAARAHQRAAADAFFRKPGG from the coding sequence ATGATCTTCGAGGATGAACCCAAACCCAAGCCGCGTGAGGGTTTTCAGCCGGCCCGGCTTGAAGGGTGGTCGGAAGCGGACCTGCGGGCCTATATCGCTGAGCTGACGGCGGAAATCGCCCGGTCCGAGGCGGCGATCGCGGCCCGGGCCCATCAGCGCGCGGCGGCGGACGCCTTTTTCCGCAAGCCGGGCGGGTGA
- a CDS encoding Hsp20 family protein, which produces MNAVDFSPLLRTAIGFDRFARLLDGARVQSEAPAYPPYNIEVTGDDSYVLTMAVAGFGPDDIELVVREDTLFISGKAAQPETEARRYVHRGIAGRAFERRFVLADHLVVQGARIENGLLHVALQRVVPEALKPRRIPIATGAQPPAGTRPVAIEQAAQAA; this is translated from the coding sequence ATGAACGCCGTTGATTTCTCTCCCCTTCTTCGCACCGCCATCGGCTTTGACCGCTTCGCCCGTCTGCTTGACGGCGCCCGCGTCCAGTCCGAGGCGCCCGCCTACCCGCCCTACAACATCGAAGTGACGGGCGATGACAGCTATGTGCTGACCATGGCCGTCGCTGGTTTCGGCCCGGATGACATCGAACTCGTCGTACGCGAGGATACGCTGTTCATCTCCGGCAAGGCCGCGCAGCCCGAGACCGAGGCGCGGCGCTACGTGCATCGCGGCATCGCCGGCCGCGCCTTCGAGCGCCGCTTCGTGCTCGCCGACCACCTGGTGGTGCAGGGGGCGCGCATCGAAAATGGCCTGCTTCATGTGGCGCTGCAGCGCGTGGTGCCCGAGGCGCTGAAGCCCCGCCGCATCCCGATCGCAACCGGCGCGCAGCCGCCGGCGGGGACTCGGCCGGTGGCCATTGAACAGGCCGCGCAAGCGGCCTGA
- the rpmE gene encoding 50S ribosomal protein L31 has translation MKPDTHPAYHELNVIMTDGTVFKTRTAGGKPGDTLRLDIDPKSHPAWTGIQRIMDTGGQVAKFNKKFAGIGMRKG, from the coding sequence ATGAAGCCCGATACCCACCCCGCCTATCACGAGCTGAACGTCATCATGACCGACGGCACCGTCTTCAAGACCCGCACCGCGGGCGGCAAGCCGGGCGATACCCTGCGCCTCGACATTGACCCGAAGAGCCATCCGGCCTGGACGGGCATTCAGCGCATCATGGACACGGGCGGCCAGGTCGCCAAGTTCAACAAGAAGTTTGCCGGCATCGGCATGCGCAAGGGCTGA
- a CDS encoding LemA family protein produces the protein MLILAVWAGVTHRRLDGLRKAAVEAWPPLEATLRRRHNVVGPLGQRVLALAPKEKAAIAAMIKARGDASMTDLSPVAAGKAELALTSAIVNVMAVSQAYPELAADLEFRRLETELTQREAQIAAAREAFNQAALAFNRAALSGAAILVTKFGGLGMVEYFGLSREEQAAMAAAAGPTFWTRP, from the coding sequence TTGCTCATCCTGGCCGTATGGGCCGGGGTGACCCACCGCCGCCTGGACGGCTTGCGCAAGGCGGCCGTGGAAGCCTGGCCCCCGCTGGAGGCCACGTTGCGCCGGCGGCATAACGTGGTCGGCCCCTTGGGCCAGCGCGTCCTGGCCCTGGCGCCCAAGGAAAAAGCGGCCATTGCCGCCATGATCAAGGCGCGCGGCGATGCCAGCATGACGGACCTTTCGCCCGTCGCAGCCGGAAAGGCTGAATTGGCGCTGACCTCGGCGATCGTGAATGTGATGGCCGTGAGCCAGGCCTATCCCGAACTGGCCGCTGATCTGGAGTTCCGCCGCCTGGAAACCGAGCTGACCCAAAGGGAGGCACAGATCGCCGCCGCAAGGGAAGCGTTCAATCAGGCGGCGCTGGCCTTCAACAGGGCCGCATTGAGCGGAGCCGCCATCCTGGTCACAAAGTTCGGCGGCCTGGGCATGGTCGAGTATTTCGGTCTCAGCCGGGAAGAGCAGGCCGCGATGGCCGCCGCAGCCGGTCCCACCTTCTGGACGCGCCCTTAA
- a CDS encoding SDR family oxidoreductase — protein sequence MRLANKTLLITGGGSGIGRATALLAAREGAQVAVADRNLDAARETVSLLAGEGLAIGMDVTSSADCARMVEETMARFGRIDVLCSNAGYGITGDVVSTPEEDWQALFDVNVKGVFLCAKHVVPVMRAQGGGAIVNTASNIAIIGLKDRVTYVASKGAVDSLTRAMALDHVAENIRVNAVAPGPISSPYFDRMIANAPDPEEFKRVLNSRSAMNRTGRPEEVAQVIIFLASDDASFVTGATYVVDGGGVVM from the coding sequence ATGCGCCTTGCGAACAAGACTCTGCTCATCACCGGCGGCGGCAGCGGCATTGGCCGCGCCACCGCGCTGCTGGCCGCGCGGGAGGGCGCGCAGGTCGCCGTGGCGGACCGCAACCTCGACGCCGCGCGGGAGACGGTCTCGCTGCTCGCCGGCGAGGGCCTCGCCATCGGCATGGACGTGACCAGCAGCGCCGATTGCGCCCGCATGGTGGAGGAAACCATGGCCCGCTTCGGCCGGATCGACGTGCTGTGCAGCAATGCCGGCTACGGCATCACGGGCGATGTGGTCAGTACGCCTGAGGAAGACTGGCAGGCGCTGTTCGATGTGAATGTGAAGGGCGTCTTCCTCTGCGCCAAGCATGTGGTGCCGGTGATGCGGGCCCAGGGCGGGGGCGCCATCGTCAACACCGCCTCCAACATCGCCATCATCGGCCTCAAGGACCGCGTGACCTATGTCGCGAGCAAGGGCGCCGTGGACAGCCTGACCCGCGCCATGGCGCTGGACCATGTGGCCGAGAATATTCGCGTGAATGCCGTGGCGCCCGGGCCCATCAGCAGCCCCTATTTCGACCGGATGATCGCCAATGCGCCGGACCCCGAGGAATTCAAGCGCGTGCTGAACTCCCGCAGCGCCATGAACCGCACCGGCCGGCCGGAGGAGGTGGCGCAGGTGATCATCTTCCTCGCCTCGGACGACGCATCCTTCGTCACCGGCGCCACCTATGTGGTGGATGGCGGCGGCGTCGTGATGTGA
- a CDS encoding SDR family NAD(P)-dependent oxidoreductase: MESDTTIPAVIIGATGGIGAALADALERDHQPVRRLGRRTTPALDLLDEASIARAAADIGPGLRLVVDATGFLHDDRFQPEKSFRQLDPAHLAQSFALNATGPALLMKHFLPLLARNGRAVFATLSARVGSIGDNRLGGWVSYRASKAALNQILRTAAIEVARTRPQAICVALHPGTVETGLSNPFAKAGLEVQSPAQSAARLLAVMAALTPAQTGLFFDHHGKPIPF; the protein is encoded by the coding sequence ATGGAATCCGACACAACGATCCCCGCGGTCATCATTGGCGCCACCGGCGGCATCGGCGCCGCCCTGGCTGATGCGCTGGAGCGGGATCACCAGCCCGTCCGGCGCCTGGGCCGCCGCACGACCCCCGCCCTCGATCTGCTGGACGAAGCGAGCATCGCCCGCGCGGCGGCGGACATCGGCCCCGGGTTGCGCCTGGTGGTGGATGCCACCGGCTTCCTGCATGACGACCGCTTCCAGCCGGAAAAGAGCTTTCGCCAGCTGGACCCGGCGCATCTGGCCCAGAGCTTTGCCCTGAACGCGACCGGCCCGGCATTGCTGATGAAGCATTTCCTGCCGCTGCTGGCGCGCAATGGCCGGGCCGTCTTTGCCACCCTCTCCGCCCGGGTCGGCAGCATCGGCGATAATCGGCTGGGTGGCTGGGTCAGCTATCGCGCTTCCAAGGCGGCGCTCAACCAGATTTTGCGCACGGCGGCGATCGAGGTCGCGCGCACGCGCCCACAGGCGATCTGCGTGGCACTGCATCCGGGCACGGTGGAGACGGGTCTCTCCAATCCCTTCGCCAAGGCGGGGTTGGAGGTGCAGAGCCCCGCGCAGTCAGCCGCGCGGCTGCTGGCGGTGATGGCGGCCCTCACCCCCGCGCAGACGGGGCTGTTCTTCGACCATCACGGCAAGCCCATCCCCTTCTGA
- a CDS encoding oxygenase MpaB family protein — protein MPHDTPPRRMPDPAQPLKQAIAARVVALFNDRAKGEAPVTRRPDGLFGPRSVAWRVHGDVASMMVGGISSLLLQMLHPAVLAGVWDHSNFRSDLHGRLRRTARFIALTTYGGPEEAHAVMARVRHIHDRVGGTLPDGTPYHANDPALLAWVHVTEATSFLNAWRRYVEPRMSGADQDRYFAEMAQVAEGLGAAPVPRDRAAAQRLIAAYRPQLRSDARTREVRQFLLKPASTEPLAGPLQALGNQAAIDLLPEWARRMHGLANPLLGRPLLRAGTLGVARTLRWAFR, from the coding sequence ATGCCGCATGACACGCCGCCCCGCCGGATGCCGGACCCCGCCCAGCCGCTGAAACAAGCCATCGCCGCGCGGGTCGTGGCCCTGTTCAACGACCGCGCCAAGGGCGAGGCGCCGGTGACGCGGCGGCCGGATGGGCTGTTCGGCCCCAGATCCGTGGCCTGGCGCGTGCATGGCGACGTCGCCTCCATGATGGTGGGGGGCATTTCCTCGCTGCTGCTGCAGATGCTGCATCCGGCGGTGCTGGCCGGCGTCTGGGATCATTCGAATTTCCGCAGTGACCTGCATGGCCGCCTGCGCCGCACCGCGCGCTTCATCGCGCTGACCACCTATGGCGGGCCGGAGGAAGCGCATGCCGTGATGGCCCGCGTGCGCCACATCCATGATCGGGTGGGCGGCACCCTGCCCGATGGCACGCCCTACCACGCCAATGACCCTGCCCTGCTGGCCTGGGTGCATGTGACGGAGGCGACAAGTTTCCTCAACGCCTGGCGCCGCTACGTGGAGCCACGCATGTCGGGCGCCGATCAGGATCGCTATTTCGCGGAAATGGCCCAGGTGGCCGAGGGGCTGGGCGCGGCGCCCGTGCCGCGGGACCGCGCGGCCGCGCAGCGCCTGATCGCGGCCTATCGCCCGCAATTGCGCAGCGATGCCCGCACCCGCGAGGTCCGGCAATTCCTGCTGAAGCCCGCCAGCACCGAGCCGCTGGCGGGTCCCTTGCAGGCGCTCGGCAACCAGGCCGCGATTGACCTGCTGCCCGAATGGGCGCGGCGCATGCATGGCCTGGCCAATCCCCTGCTCGGCCGGCCGCTGTTGCGGGCCGGCACGCTGGGCGTGGCGCGGACCCTGCGCTGGGCCTTTCGCTGA
- a CDS encoding alpha/beta hydrolase, protein MILARPDGAELAVTITGEGPALLLVSGLGGTAGFWARLLPELSRHHRVAVLDQRGVAASTRGQAPVNIRTLAEDAAAVAAAMEGPVALCGHSTGAAIVLTMAAEGLCDVSRLVLSAGWLRPDPYLHALFTTRLAILERAGYAAYEQMGRFLGYPAETLIAAGNFADPALLSAAREAEERLRWSERIGALLGFDGTDLPPKIQVPTLVLGATDDVIVPHHHQRATAAALRGAAFAPLPDGGHFYPQTRQAAFLERLQPFLAG, encoded by the coding sequence TTGATCCTCGCGCGGCCGGATGGCGCGGAACTCGCCGTCACCATCACGGGCGAGGGGCCGGCCCTGCTGCTTGTCTCGGGCCTGGGCGGAACGGCGGGCTTCTGGGCCAGGCTGCTGCCCGAACTGAGCCGGCATCACCGCGTGGCGGTGCTGGACCAGCGCGGCGTGGCGGCCAGCACGCGCGGCCAGGCGCCGGTGAATATCCGCACCCTGGCCGAGGATGCGGCGGCGGTCGCGGCGGCGATGGAGGGGCCCGTCGCGCTTTGCGGCCACTCCACCGGTGCCGCCATCGTGCTCACCATGGCGGCCGAGGGGCTCTGCGATGTCTCGCGCCTCGTGCTCTCCGCCGGCTGGCTGAGACCGGACCCGTATCTGCATGCGCTGTTCACCACGCGCCTCGCCATCCTCGAGCGCGCTGGGTATGCCGCCTATGAGCAGATGGGCCGCTTCCTGGGCTACCCGGCCGAGACGCTGATCGCCGCCGGGAATTTCGCCGATCCCGCGCTGCTCTCGGCGGCGCGCGAGGCGGAGGAGCGCCTGCGCTGGTCCGAACGCATCGGCGCGCTGCTGGGCTTTGACGGGACGGATCTGCCACCGAAGATCCAGGTGCCGACGCTGGTGCTGGGTGCGACGGATGATGTGATCGTCCCGCATCACCACCAGCGCGCCACGGCCGCCGCCCTTCGCGGCGCCGCCTTCGCCCCCTTGCCGGATGGCGGGCATTTCTATCCGCAGACACGGCAGGCGGCGTTTCTGGAGCGGTTGCAGCCCTTCCTCGCCGGCTGA
- a CDS encoding TRAP transporter substrate-binding protein: MIALPRRTLGLGLIAAPFVARAQAVTELRLGHVLSEQSSYHVAGTKLSELVEARTNGRVKIVVFANSALGGELRLIQSARTGAIDLMFNSQPSLENTIRDMGVLSLPWLFDSYEQANILMQGPMGQRLLGLLEPVGMIGLSWFNLFERSVLTNRPFTNLAEARGLKIRVIQSPGYVETYRAIGMQPTPTAYAELFLALQNGVVDAAELAPDQMIADRFVEVIRHYVLTKTHQLPSVLIASRSRFTGLPADVQAAIRESVPAAITEGLAYYNRFRAESFVEVRRRGINIIEPDLAPFKAAARPAYDAILANAPNGRALLAEIEAAKARA, translated from the coding sequence ATGATCGCATTGCCTCGCCGGACCCTTGGCCTCGGCCTCATCGCCGCACCCTTCGTCGCACGCGCGCAGGCCGTGACCGAGCTTCGCCTCGGCCATGTGCTCTCGGAGCAATCCTCCTACCACGTGGCCGGCACCAAGCTCTCCGAGCTGGTCGAGGCGCGGACCAATGGCCGCGTGAAGATCGTGGTCTTCGCCAACTCTGCCCTGGGGGGCGAGTTGCGGCTGATCCAATCGGCCCGCACCGGCGCCATTGACCTGATGTTCAACAGCCAGCCCTCGCTGGAGAACACCATCCGCGACATGGGCGTCTTGTCGTTGCCCTGGCTGTTCGACAGCTATGAGCAGGCCAATATCCTGATGCAGGGGCCGATGGGCCAACGCCTGCTGGGCCTGCTGGAACCTGTCGGCATGATCGGGCTGTCCTGGTTCAACCTGTTTGAGCGCAGCGTGCTGACCAACCGGCCCTTCACCAACCTCGCAGAAGCGCGCGGCTTGAAGATCCGGGTGATCCAGTCCCCGGGCTATGTCGAGACCTATCGCGCCATCGGCATGCAGCCGACGCCGACGGCCTATGCGGAGCTGTTCCTGGCCTTGCAGAATGGCGTAGTGGATGCGGCCGAACTGGCGCCGGACCAGATGATCGCCGACCGCTTCGTCGAGGTGATCCGCCATTACGTGCTGACGAAGACGCACCAGCTGCCCTCAGTGCTCATCGCCTCGCGCTCGCGCTTCACCGGGCTGCCGGCCGATGTGCAGGCGGCGATCCGCGAGAGCGTGCCGGCCGCCATCACCGAGGGCCTGGCCTATTACAACCGCTTCCGCGCGGAGAGCTTCGTCGAGGTGCGCCGGCGCGGCATCAACATCATCGAGCCCGACCTCGCTCCCTTCAAGGCGGCGGCACGCCCGGCCTACGACGCCATCCTGGCCAATGCGCCCAATGGCCGTGCCCTGCTGGCGGAAATCGAGGCGGCGAAGGCGCGGGCTTGA
- a CDS encoding TRAP transporter large permease, whose amino-acid sequence MIGTAIALIIMFAAAVPIGFALGMAPLVALEAQRIPLIVVAQAALESLDSFTLLAIPFYVMAGRIMLAGGMASRLVGLAAALVGWVRGGLGAAGVLTAMFFATISGSSSATAAAIGSILVPEMTKRNYPKPYAAAIVAASGEIGVIIPPSIPMVIYAVTVSESIGSLFLAGILPGLLIGFSLMGLIIVQSSMREYGDPTRFAPREIARDVVAATKRAALSLLMPIIVLGGIYGGIFTATEAAVVAAVYALILGLFIYKELKWRDLPDILAGSAKTSAIVLIIVAFASVFAYVLTTYQAPQAVAAWLTAVTASPLIFLLLVNGFLFIVGMFMETLAAIIILAPVLAPAAIAFGIDPIHFGTIVVVNLAVGMVTPPVGVNLFVACSISKLRMEQLMPPLLPFLATLILCLLIITYVPALSLALVR is encoded by the coding sequence ATGATCGGTACCGCCATCGCGCTGATCATCATGTTCGCCGCCGCCGTCCCGATCGGCTTCGCCCTCGGCATGGCGCCTCTGGTGGCGCTGGAGGCGCAGCGCATCCCGCTGATCGTCGTGGCGCAAGCCGCGTTGGAGAGCCTGGACAGCTTCACCCTGCTGGCCATTCCCTTCTACGTCATGGCCGGACGCATCATGCTGGCGGGCGGCATGGCCTCGCGCCTGGTGGGCCTGGCCGCAGCACTGGTCGGTTGGGTGCGCGGGGGCCTCGGTGCCGCGGGCGTGCTGACGGCCATGTTCTTCGCCACCATCAGCGGCTCCTCCTCGGCCACCGCGGCGGCCATCGGCTCGATCCTCGTGCCAGAGATGACCAAGCGGAATTATCCCAAGCCCTATGCGGCGGCGATCGTCGCGGCTTCCGGCGAGATCGGCGTCATCATCCCGCCCTCCATTCCCATGGTGATCTACGCGGTGACGGTGAGCGAGAGCATCGGCTCGCTCTTCCTCGCGGGCATCCTGCCGGGCCTGCTGATCGGCTTCAGCCTGATGGGGCTGATCATCGTGCAATCCAGCATGCGCGAATATGGCGACCCCACGCGCTTCGCCCCGCGCGAGATCGCGCGCGATGTGGTGGCGGCAACGAAGCGTGCCGCCCTTTCGCTGCTGATGCCCATCATCGTGCTGGGTGGCATCTATGGCGGCATCTTCACCGCGACCGAGGCCGCCGTGGTCGCCGCCGTCTATGCGCTGATCCTCGGCCTCTTCATCTACAAGGAGCTGAAATGGCGGGACCTGCCGGATATTCTGGCCGGCAGCGCAAAGACCTCGGCCATCGTGCTCATCATCGTCGCCTTCGCCAGCGTCTTCGCCTATGTGCTGACGACCTACCAGGCGCCGCAGGCCGTCGCCGCCTGGCTGACCGCCGTGACGGCCAGCCCGCTGATCTTCCTGCTGCTGGTGAACGGCTTTCTGTTCATCGTGGGCATGTTCATGGAGACGCTGGCGGCCATCATCATCCTCGCACCCGTGCTGGCGCCGGCCGCCATCGCCTTTGGCATCGATCCCATCCATTTCGGCACGATCGTGGTGGTGAACCTTGCCGTCGGCATGGTCACACCGCCGGTGGGGGTGAACCTGTTCGTCGCCTGCAGCATCAGCAAGCTGCGCATGGAGCAGTTGATGCCGCCGCTGCTGCCCTTCCTGGCCACCCTCATCCTGTGCCTGCTCATCATCACCTATGTGCCCGCGCTGTCCCTGGCGCTGGTCCGCTAA
- a CDS encoding TRAP transporter small permease, with the protein MKIILAAIDGVNLLLKYVLALLLLMMTVGALGQVVVRFVLPLLGFNASAAWTEEVARFSMIWTVFLGAAWALRHGELIALDLVTHAVPRVLGIAIKVLAYLACAAFAVLLIILGLEFAEIGAIETSPVLGLSKWYVFMSLPVGAALMVMNILGFLLACIIEGSDPRGALDAVVD; encoded by the coding sequence ATGAAAATCATCCTCGCCGCCATTGATGGCGTGAACCTGCTGCTGAAATACGTCCTCGCGCTGCTGCTGCTCATGATGACGGTGGGGGCGCTGGGCCAGGTGGTCGTGCGCTTCGTGCTGCCGCTGCTGGGCTTCAACGCCTCCGCCGCCTGGACGGAGGAGGTGGCGCGCTTCTCGATGATCTGGACGGTGTTCCTGGGCGCCGCCTGGGCCTTGCGCCATGGCGAGCTGATCGCGCTGGATCTGGTGACGCATGCCGTCCCGCGCGTGCTGGGCATCGCCATCAAGGTCCTGGCCTATCTGGCCTGTGCGGCTTTCGCCGTGCTGCTGATCATTCTTGGCCTGGAATTCGCCGAGATCGGCGCCATCGAGACGAGCCCGGTGCTGGGCCTGTCCAAATGGTATGTCTTCATGTCGCTGCCAGTCGGTGCCGCGCTGATGGTGATGAATATCCTGGGCTTCCTGCTGGCCTGTATCATCGAGGGCAGCGATCCGCGCGGCGCACTCGATGCCGTGGTGGATTGA
- a CDS encoding 3-hydroxyacyl-CoA dehydrogenase NAD-binding domain-containing protein, whose product MKVALIGAGTIGTAWAVVFARAGCTVRVWDADPAALQRFPSRVAAVFEALEGSAIAGLPGGAARITTHAELADAVGDVDWVQEQVKEDLAIKQEVLPRIEASMRADAILATSTSGLSQAALASVLARPEHFIVVHPLTPPFLLPVTEIVTHPGTSEATLAEAYRVMEAVGQKPIRVHGEISGFAMNRIQAAMLNEMVALVRDGVISPEDADTTLTHGFGLRWAVIGPFAGVDLNALGGIRQYMELFGYILDDVAKDRGAAQALTPAAVDKLEAGLRAQLPLSELPARQKRRDRAIAGLRGHLEQAGRP is encoded by the coding sequence TTGAAGGTCGCGCTGATCGGCGCTGGCACCATCGGCACGGCATGGGCCGTGGTCTTTGCGCGTGCGGGCTGCACCGTCCGCGTCTGGGATGCGGATCCCGCGGCGCTGCAGCGCTTTCCGTCCCGCGTCGCCGCGGTGTTTGAGGCACTCGAAGGCTCCGCCATCGCCGGGTTGCCGGGCGGTGCCGCGCGCATCACCACACACGCGGAACTCGCGGACGCCGTCGGTGATGTGGATTGGGTGCAGGAACAGGTGAAGGAGGACCTCGCCATCAAGCAGGAGGTGCTGCCCCGCATCGAGGCCTCGATGCGCGCCGATGCGATCCTCGCCACCTCCACCTCCGGCCTGTCCCAGGCCGCATTGGCGTCCGTCCTGGCGCGGCCTGAGCACTTCATCGTGGTGCATCCGCTGACCCCGCCCTTCCTGCTGCCGGTCACGGAGATCGTCACCCATCCCGGCACCTCGGAGGCGACGCTGGCCGAGGCGTATCGGGTCATGGAGGCGGTCGGTCAGAAGCCCATCCGTGTGCATGGCGAGATCAGCGGCTTCGCCATGAACCGCATCCAGGCCGCCATGCTGAACGAGATGGTGGCGCTCGTGCGCGATGGCGTGATCAGCCCCGAGGATGCGGATACGACGCTCACCCACGGCTTTGGCCTGCGCTGGGCCGTCATCGGACCCTTCGCCGGCGTGGACCTGAATGCACTGGGCGGCATCCGGCAATATATGGAGCTGTTCGGCTATATCCTGGATGATGTGGCGAAGGATCGCGGTGCCGCCCAGGCGCTGACGCCCGCCGCGGTGGACAAGCTGGAAGCGGGGCTGCGGGCGCAATTGCCGCTCAGCGAATTGCCCGCGCGGCAGAAGCGGCGGGATCGTGCCATCGCGGGCCTGCGCGGGCATCTGGAACAGGCGGGCCGCCCATGA
- a CDS encoding NIPSNAP family protein: MIVEERDYRLKPGKLGLFVTTYEKHGLPLQVKHLGKFLGYFTTEIGELNHVVALWGYDGLDDRARRRAAMLADPEWQAYLGMVADYLDVQNTRILTPSSFSPIQ; encoded by the coding sequence GTGATCGTCGAGGAGCGGGATTATCGTCTGAAGCCCGGCAAGCTCGGGCTTTTCGTCACCACCTATGAGAAGCATGGCCTGCCCTTGCAGGTGAAGCATCTGGGCAAGTTCCTCGGCTATTTCACCACCGAGATCGGTGAGCTCAATCATGTCGTTGCCCTCTGGGGCTATGATGGGCTGGATGATCGCGCGCGCCGCCGCGCGGCCATGCTGGCCGATCCGGAGTGGCAGGCCTATCTCGGCATGGTCGCGGATTACCTGGATGTGCAGAACACGCGCATCCTGACGCCCTCCAGCTTCTCGCCGATCCAATGA